The DNA sequence TCGGCGCAGCGCCTCGGACAGTTCATGCGTGAGCCGCTCGGACGTGGCCGTCGCGGCTCCCGGCAGCGCCCGGATGACCAGGCGGTGACCGGGCTGCAGCTGCTCGAGCATGGGATGGACGCTGTGCCGAAGCCGGCGCGAAACCCGGTGGCGCACCACGGCGTTACCCACGGCCTTGGACACCACCAGACCGACGCGCGGGCCGGTCGGATCGTCGACGTCGTTCGCCATGTGCACCACGAGGTCGGGTTGCGCCGAGCGCACCCCTTTACTGACCGTGGTAC is a window from the Mycolicibacterium litorale genome containing:
- the rnpA gene encoding ribonuclease P protein component, whose translation is MLPARYRMTRSTEFSTTVSKGVRSAQPDLVVHMANDVDDPTGPRVGLVVSKAVGNAVVRHRVSRRLRHSVHPMLEQLQPGHRLVIRALPGAATATSERLTHELSEALRRARPRVKASA